In the Pseudomonas sp. DTU_2021_1001937_2_SI_NGA_ILE_001 genome, one interval contains:
- the pip gene encoding prolyl aminopeptidase, whose translation MQTLYPQIKPYARHDLAVEAPHVLYVDESGSPEGLPVVFIHGGPGAGCDAASRCYFDPTLYRIITFDQRGCGRSTPHASLENNTTWHLVEDLERIREHLGIDKWVLFGGSWGSTLALAYAQTHPERVHAMILRGIFLCRPQEIQWFYQSGASRLFPDYWQDYLAPIPAEERHDLLGAYYRRLTGSDQIAQMHAAKAWSGWEGRTATLRPNPQVVERFCEPQRALSIARIETHYFVNNAFLEENQLLRDMHKIAHVPGIIIHGRYDVICPLDNAWDLHQAWPGSELQIVREAGHSAAEPGIADALVRAAAQVARQLLDLAPEEA comes from the coding sequence ATGCAGACTTTGTACCCACAGATCAAACCCTACGCCCGGCACGATCTGGCCGTGGAAGCTCCGCATGTGCTCTATGTCGATGAAAGCGGCTCGCCGGAAGGCCTGCCGGTGGTGTTCATACATGGCGGCCCCGGCGCTGGCTGCGACGCCGCCAGCCGCTGCTACTTCGATCCCACGCTGTACCGCATCATCACCTTCGATCAGCGCGGCTGTGGCCGTTCCACGCCGCATGCGAGCCTGGAAAACAACACCACCTGGCACCTGGTCGAAGACCTGGAGCGCATTCGCGAGCACCTGGGCATCGACAAATGGGTGCTGTTCGGTGGCTCCTGGGGCTCGACCCTGGCCCTGGCCTACGCCCAGACCCACCCCGAAAGAGTGCACGCGATGATCCTGCGTGGCATCTTTTTGTGCCGCCCGCAGGAAATCCAGTGGTTCTACCAGAGTGGCGCCAGCCGTCTGTTCCCCGACTACTGGCAGGATTACCTGGCGCCGATCCCTGCCGAAGAGCGGCACGACCTGCTCGGCGCCTACTACCGGCGCCTGACCGGCAGCGACCAGATCGCCCAGATGCACGCTGCCAAGGCGTGGTCCGGCTGGGAAGGGCGCACCGCCACCCTGAGGCCCAACCCGCAGGTGGTCGAGCGCTTCTGCGAACCCCAGCGTGCGCTGTCGATCGCCCGTATCGAGACGCACTACTTCGTCAACAATGCCTTCCTCGAAGAAAACCAGTTGCTGCGCGACATGCACAAGATCGCTCACGTGCCGGGCATCATCATCCATGGCCGCTACGACGTGATCTGCCCGCTGGACAACGCCTGGGACCTGCACCAGGCCTGGCCGGGCAGTGAACTGCAGATCGTCCGCGAGGCCGGCCACTCGGCGGCCGAGCCGGGGATCGCCGACGCTTTGGTGCGTGCTGCGGCCCAGGTGGCCCGGCAACTGCTTGACCTCGCGCCTGAAGAAGCCTGA
- a CDS encoding methyl-accepting chemotaxis protein, with protein MTQNLRGLVSGIGDGVSQLASAAEQLSTVTGQTSAGVNSQKVETDQVATAINEMATTVQQVASNAQDASQAATEADQQARNGDQVVGEAITQIEHLAAEMLNASAAMGRLKQESQKIVGVLDVIKSVSQQTNLLALNAAIEAARAGEAGRGFAVVADEVRSLAQRTQESTEEIEELIAALQTGTQQVANTLDSSRQLTEQSVELSRKAGQALERITHTVNGIQDMNRQIATASEQQSVVAEQINRNVVNVREISEQTATASEETAASSVELARLSTHLRELVGRFRV; from the coding sequence ATGACCCAGAACCTGCGCGGCCTGGTCAGCGGTATCGGCGACGGCGTCAGCCAGCTGGCCAGCGCGGCAGAACAGCTGTCGACGGTCACCGGGCAGACCAGCGCCGGGGTCAACAGCCAGAAGGTCGAGACCGATCAGGTCGCCACCGCCATCAATGAAATGGCCACCACTGTGCAACAGGTCGCCAGCAATGCCCAGGACGCCTCGCAAGCCGCCACTGAGGCCGACCAGCAGGCGCGCAACGGTGACCAGGTGGTGGGCGAGGCGATCACCCAGATCGAACACCTGGCGGCGGAAATGCTCAATGCCAGCGCGGCGATGGGGCGCCTGAAACAGGAAAGCCAGAAGATCGTCGGGGTACTGGACGTGATCAAGTCGGTGTCGCAACAGACCAACCTGCTGGCGCTCAATGCCGCCATCGAGGCCGCACGTGCCGGCGAGGCCGGGCGCGGCTTCGCGGTAGTCGCCGATGAAGTGCGCAGCCTGGCGCAACGCACCCAGGAATCCACCGAAGAAATCGAGGAACTGATCGCCGCCTTGCAGACCGGCACCCAGCAGGTGGCCAACACCCTGGACAGCAGCCGCCAGTTGACCGAGCAGAGCGTGGAGCTGAGCCGCAAGGCCGGCCAGGCCCTGGAGCGCATCACCCACACGGTGAATGGCATCCAAGACATGAACCGGCAGATCGCCACGGCCAGCGAGCAGCAGAGCGTGGTGGCCGAGCAGATCAACCGCAACGTGGTCAACGTTCGCGAAATCTCGGAACAGACCGCCACTGCCAGTGAAGAAACGGCCGCGTCGAGCGTCGAGCTGGCACGCCTGAGCACCCACCTGCGTGAGCTGGTGGGGCGTTTCCGGGTGTAG
- a CDS encoding glucan biosynthesis protein, producing MLVIVSPCDAPKTPVKRLRTALLASTAMLCLFGSGQLWAFNLDDVAAKAKELAGQKFEAPKSNLPSEFRDMKFADYQKIRFRESKAEWADDKTPFKLSFYHQGMHFDTPVKINEVTATTVEEIKYDPARFDFGELKFDPKSTEKLGYAGFRVLYPINKDDKLDEVMTMLGASYFRAVGKGQVYGLSARGLAIDTAVSSGEEFPRFKEYWIEKPGPDDNHLVIYALLDSPRATGAYQFILRPGSDTRIDVRSRVFLRDKVTKLGIAPLTSMFLFGTHQPPRMSNYRRELHDSSGLSIQAANGEWVWRPLNNPKHLSVSSFSVENPRGFGLLQRGRDFSQYEDLDDRYDKRPSAWIEPRGDWGKGAVELVEIPTADETNDNIVAFWRPESLPEPGQPLEFSYRIHWTMDENSIHSPDLGWVKQTLRSMGDVRQANLIRQPDGSLAFQVDFVGPVLAAQPEDKSIRSQVTTDDNTELVENSLRYNPVTKGYRLSLRIKVKDASKPVEMRAYLLREVPAEPGKEPALLVSEKDEKKAPAKSAAKETVKDEKAVAKAEAVKSAETKPEAAKPEAAKPEVAKQEAGKPEAGKPEAAKPEAGKPEVAKAEAGKDANAAGKETQQPAAEAAPTHPEPAKTLQVLTETWSYQLPSDE from the coding sequence TTGCTCGTGATTGTAAGTCCCTGTGATGCTCCAAAGACACCTGTCAAGCGGCTGCGCACTGCGCTGTTGGCAAGCACGGCGATGCTGTGCCTGTTCGGTTCCGGCCAGTTGTGGGCATTCAACCTTGATGATGTAGCGGCCAAAGCCAAGGAATTGGCCGGGCAGAAGTTCGAAGCTCCGAAGAGCAACTTGCCCAGCGAATTCCGTGACATGAAGTTCGCGGACTATCAGAAGATCCGCTTCCGTGAAAGCAAGGCCGAATGGGCGGACGACAAGACCCCGTTCAAGTTGTCCTTCTATCACCAGGGCATGCACTTCGATACGCCGGTGAAGATCAACGAAGTCACCGCCACGACCGTCGAAGAGATCAAGTACGACCCGGCGCGTTTCGATTTCGGCGAACTGAAGTTCGACCCCAAATCCACCGAGAAGCTGGGCTACGCCGGTTTCCGCGTGCTGTACCCGATCAACAAAGACGACAAGCTCGACGAAGTCATGACCATGCTCGGCGCGAGCTACTTCCGCGCCGTCGGCAAGGGCCAGGTCTATGGCCTGTCCGCCCGCGGCCTGGCCATCGATACCGCCGTGTCGTCGGGTGAAGAATTCCCGCGCTTCAAGGAATACTGGATCGAGAAGCCCGGTCCGGATGACAACCACCTGGTGATCTACGCGCTGCTCGACTCGCCGCGTGCGACCGGTGCCTACCAGTTCATCCTGCGCCCGGGCAGCGATACCCGGATCGACGTGCGTTCGCGCGTGTTCCTGCGTGACAAGGTCACCAAGCTCGGCATCGCGCCGCTGACCAGCATGTTCCTGTTCGGCACCCACCAGCCGCCGCGCATGTCCAACTACCGCCGTGAACTGCACGACTCCAGCGGCCTGTCGATCCAGGCAGCCAATGGGGAGTGGGTGTGGCGTCCGCTGAACAACCCGAAACACCTCTCCGTCAGCAGCTTCTCGGTGGAAAACCCGCGCGGTTTCGGCCTGCTGCAACGGGGTCGTGACTTCAGCCAGTACGAAGACCTCGACGATCGCTACGACAAGCGTCCAAGCGCCTGGATCGAGCCTCGCGGTGACTGGGGCAAGGGTGCGGTCGAGCTGGTCGAGATCCCGACTGCGGACGAAACCAACGACAACATCGTCGCCTTCTGGCGTCCGGAAAGTCTGCCAGAACCCGGCCAGCCGCTGGAGTTCAGCTACCGCATTCACTGGACCATGGATGAAAACTCCATCCACTCGCCAGACCTGGGCTGGGTCAAGCAGACCCTGCGCTCCATGGGCGACGTGCGCCAGGCCAACCTGATTCGCCAGCCTGACGGCAGCCTGGCCTTCCAGGTCGACTTCGTCGGCCCGGTACTGGCCGCTCAGCCGGAAGACAAGAGCATCCGCAGCCAGGTGACCACCGACGACAACACCGAGCTGGTCGAAAACAGCCTGCGCTACAACCCGGTGACCAAGGGCTACCGCCTGAGCCTGCGTATCAAGGTCAAGGACGCCAGCAAGCCGGTCGAGATGCGTGCCTACCTGCTGCGTGAAGTACCGGCCGAACCGGGCAAGGAACCTGCACTGCTGGTTTCCGAGAAGGACGAGAAGAAGGCTCCGGCCAAGTCCGCTGCCAAGGAAACGGTCAAGGACGAGAAAGCCGTGGCCAAGGCCGAGGCCGTGAAGAGCGCCGAGACCAAGCCTGAAGCGGCCAAGCCTGAAGCGGCCAAGCCCGAAGTCGCCAAGCAGGAAGCTGGCAAGCCGGAAGCGGGCAAGCCCGAAGCCGCCAAGCCTGAAGCCGGCAAGCCGGAAGTGGCCAAGGCCGAGGCGGGCAAAGACGCCAATGCCGCCGGTAAAGAGACCCAGCAACCAGCAGCCGAGGCTGCGCCCACCCATCCAGAGCCGGCCAAGACCCTGCAAGTCCTGACCGAGACCTGGAGCTACCAGTTGCCAAGCGATGAGTAA
- the mdoH gene encoding glucans biosynthesis glucosyltransferase MdoH — protein sequence MSNSVSVPESLNEYLAHLPMSDEQRAELASCKSFAELHQRLAAHSDGVSSEAAQASVGTRLTLATADELREAEMLDVDANGRIRLKVAPPINRTRVVPEPWRTNILVRGWRRLTGRSNPPKPDRSDLPRDLPKSRWRTVGSIRRYILLLLMLGQTAVAGWYMKGILPYQGWSLVSLDEITRQTFVQTAWQVLPYALQTTILLMFGILFCWVSAGFWTALMGFLELLTGRDKYRISGASAGNEPIEPGARTALVMPICNEDVPRVFAGLRATFESVAATGDLDRFDFFVLSDTNDTDIAVAEQQAWLDVCRETNGFGKIFYRRRRRRVKRKSGNLDDFCRRWGSDYRYMVVLDADSVMSGECLTSLVRLMEATPDAGIIQTAPKASGMDTLYARLQQFATRVYGPLFTAGLHFWQLGESHYWGHNAIIRMKPFIEHCALAPLPGKGAFAGAILSHDFVEAALMRRAGWGVWIAYDLPGSYEELPPNLLDELKRDRRWCHGNLMNFRLFLVKGMHPVHRAVFLTGVMSYLSAPLWFLFLVLSTALLAVNTLMEPTYFLEPRQLYPLWPQWHPEKAIALFSTTIVLLFLPKLLSVILIWAQGAKSFGGKFKVTVSMLMEMLFSMLLAPVRMLFHTRFVLAAFLGWAATWNSPQRDDDSTPWSEAIKRHGPQTLLGVLWTALVAWLNPSFLWWLAPIVVSLMLSIPVSVISSRTGLGLKARDEKLFLIPEEYDTPQELVSTDQYTHENRWHALKDGFVRAVVDPQQNALACAMATSRHRQAEPIEALRAERVEHALKVGPDKLGNHERLMLLSDPVALSRLHEQVWNQRHPDWMAAWQASIKADPHAPLLPLQPAKADPIPLPA from the coding sequence ATGAGTAATTCCGTATCGGTGCCAGAGTCGCTCAACGAGTACCTGGCACATCTGCCCATGAGTGACGAGCAGCGGGCCGAACTGGCCAGCTGCAAGTCTTTCGCCGAACTGCACCAGCGTCTGGCCGCGCATTCGGACGGCGTTTCCAGCGAGGCCGCCCAGGCCTCGGTGGGCACGCGCCTGACGTTGGCGACCGCCGACGAGCTGCGCGAAGCCGAAATGCTCGACGTCGACGCCAACGGGCGCATTCGCCTCAAGGTCGCTCCGCCGATCAACCGTACTCGTGTGGTGCCTGAACCCTGGCGCACCAACATTCTGGTGCGCGGCTGGCGACGCCTGACCGGTCGCAGCAACCCGCCCAAGCCGGACCGTAGCGACCTGCCGCGGGACCTGCCCAAGTCGCGCTGGCGTACTGTCGGCTCGATCCGCCGCTATATCCTGCTGTTGCTGATGCTTGGCCAGACCGCCGTGGCCGGCTGGTACATGAAAGGCATCCTGCCGTATCAGGGCTGGTCGCTGGTTTCGCTGGATGAAATCACCCGCCAGACCTTCGTGCAGACAGCCTGGCAAGTGCTGCCCTATGCACTGCAGACCACCATTCTGCTGATGTTCGGCATTCTGTTCTGCTGGGTATCGGCGGGCTTCTGGACTGCCCTGATGGGCTTTCTGGAGCTGCTCACCGGGCGTGACAAGTACCGCATTTCCGGCGCCAGCGCCGGCAACGAGCCGATCGAGCCGGGTGCCCGCACCGCGCTGGTCATGCCAATCTGCAACGAAGATGTGCCACGGGTGTTCGCCGGTTTGCGGGCCACCTTCGAATCGGTGGCCGCCACGGGCGACCTGGACCGTTTCGACTTCTTCGTGCTCAGTGACACCAACGACACCGACATCGCCGTGGCCGAGCAACAGGCCTGGCTGGACGTGTGCCGTGAGACCAACGGTTTCGGCAAGATCTTCTATCGTCGCCGTCGCCGTCGTGTGAAGCGCAAGAGCGGCAACCTCGATGACTTCTGCCGCCGTTGGGGCAGCGACTACCGCTACATGGTGGTGCTGGACGCCGACAGCGTGATGAGTGGCGAGTGCCTGACCAGCCTGGTGCGCCTGATGGAGGCCACGCCAGACGCCGGGATCATCCAGACCGCGCCCAAGGCGTCGGGCATGGACACGCTTTATGCACGCCTGCAGCAGTTCGCCACCCGTGTCTACGGTCCGTTGTTCACCGCCGGCCTGCACTTCTGGCAGCTGGGGGAATCCCACTACTGGGGGCACAACGCGATCATCCGCATGAAGCCGTTCATCGAGCACTGCGCCCTGGCGCCATTGCCGGGCAAGGGTGCATTCGCCGGTGCAATCCTGTCTCACGACTTCGTCGAAGCCGCGCTGATGCGCCGTGCCGGCTGGGGCGTGTGGATTGCCTACGACCTGCCGGGCAGCTACGAAGAACTGCCGCCGAACCTGCTCGACGAACTCAAGCGTGACCGTCGCTGGTGCCACGGCAACCTGATGAACTTCCGCCTGTTCCTGGTCAAGGGCATGCACCCGGTGCACCGTGCGGTGTTCCTCACCGGGGTCATGTCGTACCTGTCGGCGCCGCTGTGGTTCCTGTTCCTGGTGTTGTCCACCGCGCTGCTGGCGGTCAACACCCTGATGGAGCCGACCTACTTCCTGGAGCCGCGCCAGCTGTATCCGCTGTGGCCGCAGTGGCACCCGGAAAAGGCCATCGCGCTGTTCTCCACCACCATCGTGCTGCTGTTCCTGCCCAAGCTGCTCAGCGTCATCCTGATCTGGGCGCAGGGCGCCAAGTCGTTCGGTGGCAAGTTCAAGGTCACCGTGTCGATGCTCATGGAGATGCTCTTCTCGATGCTGCTGGCACCGGTGCGCATGCTGTTCCACACGCGCTTCGTACTGGCCGCGTTCCTTGGCTGGGCCGCGACCTGGAACTCGCCGCAGCGTGACGACGACTCCACCCCGTGGTCCGAAGCCATCAAGCGCCACGGCCCGCAGACCCTGTTGGGTGTGCTGTGGACCGCCCTGGTAGCCTGGCTGAACCCGAGCTTCCTGTGGTGGCTGGCGCCGATCGTGGTGTCGCTGATGCTGTCCATTCCGGTGTCGGTGATTTCCAGCCGTACCGGCCTGGGGCTCAAGGCGCGTGACGAGAAGCTGTTCCTGATTCCGGAGGAGTACGACACCCCGCAGGAGCTGGTTTCCACCGACCAGTACACCCACGAGAACCGCTGGCATGCGCTCAAGGACGGTTTCGTGCGCGCCGTGGTCGACCCGCAGCAGAACGCCCTGGCCTGCGCCATGGCGACCTCGCGGCATCGCCAGGCCGAGCCTATCGAGGCGCTGCGCGCCGAGCGGGTGGAGCATGCGCTGAAAGTCGGCCCGGACAAGCTGGGTAACCATGAGCGGCTGATGCTGCTCAGCGACCCGGTGGCCCTGTCGCGCCTGCACGAGCAGGTCTGGAACCAGCGGCATCCGGACTGGATGGCGGCCTGGCAGGCTTCGATCAAGGCCGACCCGCATGCGCCGCTGTTGCCGCTGCAACCGGCCAAGGCCGACCCGATACCGCTGCCGGCCTGA
- a CDS encoding glycogen/starch/alpha-glucan phosphorylase, protein MSQEPLVRDAEVAAFRAAVLAKLTYAVGKDPDHAFEHDWFEAVALAARDHMVEHWMDHTRQIYRTVQKRVYYLSLEFLIGRLLYDSLSNLGLLEIAREALTELGVDIERIRLLEPDAALGNGGLGRLAACFMESMSTLGIAGHGYGIRYEHGLFRQAVVDGWQQEQTENWLDFGNPWEFERPEVVYPVGFGGYVESVQDDAGQAHQVWRPGETVRAIAYDTPVVGWRGASVNTLRLWRARAMEDLHLERFNAGDHFGAVAEVVRAESISRVLYPNDATEAGQELRLRQEYFFVSASLQDLLRRHLNMHATLIDLPEHASIQMNDTHPSIAVAELMRLLIDTHGIPWDQAWKITVGTLAYTNHTLLPEALETWSVGLMERMLPRHMQIIYLINAQHIDDLRAKGIHDFDVLRAVSLIEEDNGRRVRMGNLAFLGSSSVNGVSALHTQLMRKTVFAELHKLYPERINNKTNGITFRRWLFQANPRLTQILVETLGEDVLDNAETRLTDLEPFAEKSSLRKQFADQRLHNKRALAAIIQDRLGITVNPAAMFDVQVKRIHEYKRQLLNLFHTVALYQAIRAEPGTDWVPRVKIFAGKAAASYHSAKLIIKLANDIARVVNNDPTVRGLLKVVFLPNYNVSLAESIIPAADLSEQISTAGLEASGTSNMKFGLNGALTIGTLDGANVEMSERIGLDNMFIFGMTSQQVEARKRAGDFNAHADVAASPRLGDVLQAIRGGVFSPDDPNRYVGLVDQLLAYDRFLVCADFDSYWNAQLKVEETWHDSKKWWRSAVLNTARMGWFSSDRTIREYATEIWKALD, encoded by the coding sequence ATGTCTCAGGAACCACTTGTTCGTGACGCAGAGGTGGCCGCGTTCCGTGCCGCCGTTCTCGCCAAGCTCACCTATGCGGTGGGCAAGGACCCTGACCATGCGTTTGAGCATGACTGGTTCGAAGCCGTGGCCCTGGCTGCCCGTGATCACATGGTCGAGCACTGGATGGACCATACCCGGCAGATCTACCGCACGGTGCAGAAGCGCGTGTACTACCTGTCGCTGGAATTTCTCATCGGCCGCCTGCTGTACGACAGCCTGAGCAACCTCGGCCTGCTGGAAATCGCCCGCGAAGCATTGACCGAGCTGGGCGTGGACATCGAACGGATCCGCCTGCTGGAGCCGGACGCCGCGCTGGGCAACGGCGGCCTGGGGCGCCTGGCCGCCTGCTTCATGGAAAGCATGTCGACCCTGGGCATCGCCGGCCATGGCTATGGCATCCGTTACGAGCACGGGCTGTTCCGCCAGGCCGTGGTGGACGGCTGGCAGCAGGAGCAGACCGAGAACTGGCTGGACTTCGGCAATCCCTGGGAGTTCGAACGCCCCGAAGTGGTCTACCCGGTGGGCTTCGGCGGCTATGTCGAAAGCGTGCAGGATGACGCCGGACAGGCTCACCAGGTCTGGCGCCCCGGCGAGACCGTGCGGGCCATCGCCTACGACACGCCGGTAGTCGGCTGGCGCGGCGCCAGCGTCAACACCCTGCGCCTGTGGCGCGCCCGGGCCATGGAAGACCTGCACCTGGAGCGTTTCAATGCCGGTGACCACTTCGGTGCCGTGGCCGAGGTGGTGCGTGCCGAGAGCATTTCGCGGGTGCTGTACCCCAACGATGCCACCGAGGCCGGCCAGGAACTGCGCCTGCGCCAGGAATACTTCTTCGTTTCCGCCTCGCTGCAGGACCTGTTGCGCCGCCACCTGAACATGCATGCCACGCTGATCGACCTGCCCGAGCATGCCTCGATCCAGATGAACGACACCCATCCGTCGATCGCCGTGGCCGAACTGATGCGCCTGCTCATCGACACCCATGGCATTCCATGGGACCAGGCCTGGAAGATCACCGTCGGCACCCTGGCCTACACCAACCACACCCTGCTGCCAGAAGCGCTGGAAACCTGGTCCGTGGGACTGATGGAGCGCATGCTGCCGCGCCACATGCAGATCATCTACCTGATCAACGCCCAGCACATCGACGACCTGCGCGCCAAGGGCATCCACGACTTCGACGTGCTGCGCGCCGTGTCGCTGATCGAAGAAGACAACGGTCGCCGGGTACGCATGGGCAACCTGGCGTTCCTGGGTTCAAGCAGCGTCAACGGCGTATCGGCGCTGCACACCCAGCTGATGCGCAAGACCGTGTTCGCCGAGCTGCACAAGCTCTACCCGGAGCGCATCAACAACAAGACCAACGGCATCACCTTCCGCCGCTGGCTGTTCCAGGCCAACCCGCGCCTGACCCAGATTCTCGTCGAGACCCTGGGCGAGGACGTGCTGGACAATGCCGAGACGCGCCTGACCGACCTGGAACCCTTCGCCGAGAAGAGTTCGCTGCGCAAGCAGTTCGCTGACCAGCGACTGCACAACAAGCGCGCCCTGGCGGCGATCATCCAGGACCGCCTGGGCATCACCGTCAACCCGGCGGCGATGTTCGACGTGCAGGTCAAGCGTATCCACGAGTACAAGCGCCAGCTGCTCAACCTGTTCCACACCGTGGCGCTGTACCAGGCGATTCGCGCCGAGCCGGGCACCGACTGGGTGCCGCGGGTGAAGATCTTCGCCGGCAAGGCCGCCGCCAGCTACCACTCGGCCAAGCTGATCATCAAGTTGGCCAACGACATCGCCCGCGTGGTCAACAACGACCCGACGGTACGCGGCCTGCTCAAGGTGGTGTTCCTGCCCAACTACAACGTCAGCCTCGCCGAGAGCATCATCCCGGCGGCCGACCTGTCCGAGCAGATCTCTACCGCCGGCCTGGAAGCCTCCGGCACCAGCAACATGAAGTTCGGCCTCAACGGCGCCCTGACCATCGGCACCCTCGACGGCGCCAACGTGGAGATGAGCGAACGCATCGGCCTGGACAACATGTTCATCTTCGGCATGACCTCGCAGCAGGTCGAGGCCCGCAAGCGCGCCGGCGACTTCAACGCCCACGCCGACGTGGCCGCTTCGCCGCGCCTGGGCGACGTGTTGCAGGCGATCCGTGGCGGGGTTTTCTCGCCGGATGATCCGAACCGCTACGTGGGCCTGGTCGACCAGTTGCTGGCCTATGACCGCTTCCTGGTCTGCGCCGACTTCGACTCGTACTGGAACGCCCAGTTGAAGGTCGAGGAAACCTGGCACGACTCCAAGAAGTGGTGGCGCTCGGCGGTGCTCAACACCGCGCGCATGGGCTGGTTCTCTTCGGACCGCACCATTCGCGAGTACGCCACGGAAATCTGGAAAGCCCTGGATTGA
- the dtd gene encoding D-aminoacyl-tRNA deacylase produces the protein MKALLQRVRGARVEVGGEVVGAIDQGLLVLVGVEPQDTPASADKLLHKLLNYRVFSDAEGKMNLSLRDVQGGLLLVSQFTLAADTRSGMRPSFSKAAPPALGAELFDYLLQQARTLHPAVGSGVFGADMQVHLVNDGPVTFLLEV, from the coding sequence ATGAAAGCATTGCTGCAACGGGTGCGCGGCGCCCGTGTCGAGGTCGGTGGGGAGGTGGTCGGTGCCATCGACCAGGGCCTGTTGGTGCTGGTGGGCGTCGAGCCTCAAGACACCCCGGCCAGTGCCGATAAGTTGCTGCACAAGTTGCTCAATTACCGAGTGTTCAGCGATGCCGAGGGCAAGATGAACCTGTCGTTGCGCGACGTTCAGGGTGGTTTGTTGCTGGTTTCCCAGTTCACCCTGGCGGCCGATACCCGCAGCGGCATGCGGCCGAGTTTCTCCAAAGCCGCGCCGCCGGCGCTGGGCGCCGAACTTTTCGACTATCTTCTGCAACAGGCTAGAACGCTTCACCCGGCAGTAGGTTCAGGGGTTTTCGGGGCTGACATGCAAGTGCATCTAGTGAATGATGGCCCCGTGACGTTTCTGCTTGAAGTCTGA